CGCTGCTGTCGCCGGTCTCCTTGGCGACGGACAGGATCCGCCGCAGCTCCTCAGGGCTCGTGCTCATGGGCCCATCCTGCCAGCGCACGGCCCCGGCCATGCGCGACTCGCCGTCGCGGACCTCAGCGCTTGCGTGGCTTCTCGCCGCCGATGCGCGCGAGCTCGCGCTCCAGGGCGCGCTCGACCGCCTCGGTCATCGCGACGCCGAAGGCGCCCACCACGGACTCGGCCGCCAGCGGCCGGATGCGTTCGAGCGCCTCACGGACCTCCGGCCAGCGCTCCGCCGGCTCGCCCGCCTCGTGGAACGGGCGCCAGACGTGCTCGAGGAAGACCTTCACGTAGGCCTTGGCGATGGCCTCGCTCTCCTTGCGCAGGATCGCGCCCACCTCGACCACCGCGGTGAGCGGGACGCCGAGCTCGGCGAGCTCCGTGGCGACGCGGTTCAGGCGCGGGCTGGGCAGCTCCACGCGCCCGTCGGCGAGGGGTCGCACGAAGCCCTGCTTGACGAGCTTCTCGGTCAGCTCCGGGGTGAGCTGGTCCCCCCAGCGCTCGCCCAGCGCGGTGGCCTCGCGGATCTCGGGCTCCTCGTCGCTGAACGGCTGCACGACCGCGCGCGTGAACTGGAGGAGGGGCGAG
The DNA window shown above is from Conexibacter sp. SYSU D00693 and carries:
- a CDS encoding MerR family transcriptional regulator, coding for MAAEPEDELTIDELAQAVGMTVRNVRAHQSRGLLPPPEIRGRTGFYGPEHVSRLELVKDLQAEGFNLEAIRRILEATPGGVSPLLQFTRAVVQPFSDEEPEIREATALGERWGDQLTPELTEKLVKQGFVRPLADGRVELPSPRLNRVATELAELGVPLTAVVEVGAILRKESEAIAKAYVKVFLEHVWRPFHEAGEPAERWPEVREALERIRPLAAESVVGAFGVAMTEAVERALERELARIGGEKPRKR